The Chryseobacterium shigense genome segment CGGAAGCACCGAATAAGTGCCCGATATCATAATTGGCTTCTCCGATTACAGAGGTCAGTGTACTCTGAAGCTGGGAATTCCAGCTGCTCATTCCTGAAGCTGCTGAATATGGATCTGTGGAGGCATTGGTATAGATTACGGCATCATTATTGGAAATCAAAACCATTCTTGCTGCAAAATCTTTTTCAAAAACACCATTTACACGGGTCATTGTATTGTTGATGGCGGCCAGGGCATTCGCTTTGGTACCTCCAAAATATGTTGTGTATTCTCCGGTGGTTGAAAGAGCCAGTCTGAATGTTCTCAATTTAGCATCATCTGCGTTTGGCCTGGCGGCAAGGGTGTTGTTGGATACTCCTTTTTGCGCTACATCAATAACGGTACATTCGAATTTATTGAGATCATCTTTTTTATCGGATTTCCTGTATACTACGTAAGAAGAAAGGTCTTTGGTGTAAGGCTCAATAAAAACAGCGGATTTGTCACCATAGATTTCCATAGAGGAAAGCCCAAGTGAAGAAATACTGAAATATACTGTTGAATTGGAATCGGTAAGACCTTCGCCTACATAAGATTTGATGTCCGGATATTTAGCTGCAAGCTGAGGGTCGAAATTCGAATTTTCCCTTACTTTAAAGTTTTCCATCTTTCCTTCAGAATTAGGAAAGGAGATAATGATTTGTGATTTTTCTCCCGGAGCGAGTCTTTGGGGAGCTTTAGCGAGGGCATTTTTCAATCCGTTGAAATCTAAGCTGTAGATTTTAGGATTATTAATTGTGGTTTTGTTTTCAAAAACGTCTGAAGGTGCTTTTTTTGAACCTTCACTCCAGAGACGGTCAGTCTGCGCGAAAGAGATACCTGTAATAAGAAGCATCCCGATCATGGATAATTGTTTTTTCATATGAAATTTTATTTTTGATTGTGGAATATCAAAGCTAATAAAAAATATGTTATGAAAAACAGAATTTTTTAAGAAATTTTTAGAACATCAGTTCAGTTTATTATGCAATACATTGTGTATAATTTAAAATGTATTATCTCAAAAAAAGAAAATAGCATACGCAAAATACGTATGCTATTCAAAATATGATTATATAAGTCTCAACTTACATCTGGTCTTCAGCAGTTGGTCCGTATAAACCAGGGACACTATTTCCTGTTGCTCTTAGATAAACAATCAGTTCGCCTCTGTGATGGTATAAGTGATTGTACAGAAAAGAACGGATTACCTGAATTTTTGGCATAGGAGGGAAGAGTGCATTACCACCCATTTCCATTTTCCACTCGTTGAAATAATTGTTTTCATCAGAATTTTCTAAAACTTTCTGGGCTCTGGCAACATTTTCTTCAAATTTTGCAACAATATTTTCAGCTTTAGAAATATCTCCTTTGTCATACTGGTAAGTTCCCATATCGAAAACATCCTGATTAAAGGTAGATTCGTACCAGTTATACACTTCTGCAATGTGAGAAGCCAGTTGGCCGGTAGTCCAGTTTTTTTCAGACGGTTTCCAGTTTAAAGCACTGTCCGGGATTGCTTTCAAAAGTTTTCTCGTGCTTTCTGCTTCATACAGAAATTCACCTAAGAGGGCTTGTTTAATCATTTGTGAATATTTAAAATTATTTTGTAATGTCTCTACCAATTACCAGTCTCTGGATTTCTGAAGTTCCTTCACCAATAGTACATAGTTTAGAATCTCTGTAGAATTTCTCAGCAGGGAAGTCTTTTGTATATCCGTAACCTCCGAAAATCTGAACTGCATTGTTGGAAATTCTTACGCATGCTTCAGATGCATATAATTTTGCCATTGCGCCTTCTTTGGTCATTTTTTGCTTGGCATTTTTCAGTGTTGACGCTCTTTGGATCAGAAGCTCAGCAGCATCAATTTCAGTGGCCATATCAGCCAGCATAAAGTTGATCGCCTGGAATTCAGCAATTGCTTTTCCGAACTGGTGTCTTTCTTTGGCATATTTTAAAGCGGCTTTATAAGCTCCTCTTGCTGTTCCTAAACTTAAAGCTGCAATGGAAATTCTACCTCCATCCAAAATTTTCATGGCCTGCTTGAATCCTTCTCCAACTTCTCCCAAACGGTGTGAATCCGGTACACGAACATTATCAAAAATAAGCTCAGCTGTTTCCGAAGCACGCATTCCCAGTTTATTCTCTTTCTTTCCTGAAGTGAAGCCCGGCATTCCTTTTTCCAAAACGAAAGCGGTAGAATTGTTTTTGGCTCCTATTTCACCTGTTCTTGTCATTACCACGGCAATATCTCCCGAAATAGCGTGAGTGATGAAGTTTTTAGCTCCGTTGATTACCCATTCGTCACCATCTTTAACGGCTGTAGTGGACATACCTCCTGAATCGGAACCGGTATTATGCTCTGTAAGCCCCCATGCTCCTATCACTTTTCCTGAAGCAAGCTGTGGAAGCCACTTATTTCTCTGCTCTTCATTCCCGAACTCATAAATATGGTTGGTACAAAGTGAATTGTGTGCAGCTACAGAAAGACCAATAGACGGATCTACCTGGGAGATCTCATCCAGAATGGTAACATATTCATGATAGCCTAAACCGGAACCTCCGTACTGCTCGGGAACTACAATCCCCATAAATCCCATTTCTCCTAACTGGTGAAATAAGTCTTTTGGAAACGTCTGGCTCTCGTCCCACTCCATAATATTCGGTCTGATATTTTTCTCAGCAAATTCTCTTGCTGTTTCTGCTATCATTTTAATGTTGTCAATAGTCTCTGTGTTCATATAGATAAAATAGTTAGTTCCCAAAGATAATTAAATTGATGGAATGCCAAAAATAATTATTCAGCTTATAATATCATATACGCAAGATTGTAATAATCAATTTTTTATATTTTTATAATTAATGATTTTTTAATAAAAATTTCAGAACTTTAAGTCTTTTAATTTACTATTTTAGCCTCCCAATTTTTATTGTATGAAAAAACTTCTATTTCCTGCTATTTTAATATCGTCATTTATTTCTGCGCAGGCTCCTGCGGGATATTATGACGGAACAACCGGGCTTACAGGCTATGCACTGAAGTCTAAAGTTCACGATATTATTTCTCAAAAAAATGTAAATTGGCATTACGATGATCTGCCTAACCTGTATAACCAGACTGATCTGGATAAGTATTATGATCATGATGCTACCAATACAACCTATTTATTAGATATTTATTCTGAAAGGCCGGCAGGTCCTGATGCTTATGAATACACTTCTGGTCAAATGACATCAGGTGCCGGTGCAGAAGGCCTTGGATATAACAGGGAGCACATGATCCCACAGAGTACATTCAGTACCAATTCTGATATCAGTGATTATCCTATGTACTCGGACTTGAATTTTCTGGTTCCTGTAGATGCAAGAATTAATCAGCTTAGAAACAATTATCCGTATGGAGTAGGCGGAGGAACCAATTTCTACATTTTTTCAAACACTTCAAGGATGAGCAATTCAGCTATTCCCGGTTATCCGTATACAGGAAGGGTTTATGAGCCTATTAATGAATTTAAAGGTGATATTGCACGGACTTTACTGTATTTTGTAGTAAGATATGAAGGAAAGTTAGGTTCTTTTAATACGGCTTACAGCACTTCTTCAACAATAACGCCTTCAACGGACCAATGTCCATTCGACGGAACAGAGGAAAGAGCAGTAGATCTTCCTTATATAGAGATGCTGAAGCAGTGGAACACCCTGGATCCTGTATCACAAAGGGAAACAGAAAGAAATAATGCCATATATACCATTCAGAAGAACAGAAATCCTTTCATCGACCATCCGGAATGGATCAACATGATCTGGTCTGAAACTCCTGACAGCGTTGCCCCTTCCGCACCGGGTTCATTAACTTCAACACAGCAGAATGCCAATTTTATAAACTTAAACTGGACTGCTCCTTCAGATACGGATATATTAGGATACAGGATTTATGTAAACGGAGCAGCCACCCCTTCAGCTGTAACAAAAAACACTTCTATAAGTATTGACCATCTTAATCCTTCCAGCACGTATACCTTTACTGTAAAAGCTTTTGATAAAGGTTATCTTGAATCTCCTTTCAGCAATACCGTTACTGCATCCACATCTGCTTCAGATGCTTTTGCAAAGGATCTGATGATTGTAAAATATATAGAAGGAACCAGCAATAATAAAGCTATAGAAATCATTAATAAAACCGGTCATGAAGTCAATCTGAATAATTACAGAATTAATATTCACCTGAAAAGACCAAGCACAGGGAATTTTTATGCAGCCGATACCTATGAACTGGAAGGGAAAGTAGGAAATAATGAAAGTTTTGTTATCCTGAATCCCAATGCATCACTTTCATGCTATAGCAACAGCCAGGCAAGGTTTGTAACCGCTTCGGATCCTATGACTTTTAACGGCGAAAATTATGTAGAACTTGCCTATAACAAAACAGTCACCATAGATGCTATAGGAACCAGGTATACCACCAATACCAACGGAAATGTTTCTTTATACAGGAAAAATAATGTAAACCAGCCAAACAGTACTTTTACGATTGGAGAATGGGATTCTTATCCGGTTAATTACTGTCAGAACCTAGGTGTATTATCCGCAACCGATCTTATTGCCTCTAACAAAGAGTTTAAAATATATCCGAACCCTGTTTACGATGACCTTTTCGTGAGCGGAGACACTCAGGATGTTAAGACGGCTCAGGTATTGGATGTTTCGGGAAAAGTGATATATACCGAGAAAGATCCGTTTAAAAACAAGAAAAATATTTCAGTACAGAATCTTTCAACAGGTTTCTATTTCTTGAAACTCGACGATAAAATATACCAGTTTATCAAAAAATAATAGAAGGTAACGATCATTTTATGATTTTACCTCTGGCTTTTTTACCAGAAAAAGACATCATTGATATAAGCAGATTCACTAATAATCAATATCTATAAGTGTTTCTGCTTATATTTTTTATTTATAAGTAATTATGCTTATATTTGCATAATGATAGCGGTCATAACCGGTGATATTATAAATTCACAGCATGCAGACACAGAAGTTTGGATCACCAGACTCAAGAATCTCCTGGAAAACTGGGGAAGTTCACCGCTCGCATGGGAAATCTACAGAGGAGACGAATTTCAGTTCAAGTGTAATATTGATGAAGTATTCTGGCGTTTTCTAGCCATTAAGTCTCTCATAAGAAGTCAGGAAAATTTAGACGTAAGGATTGCCATAGGCATTGGTGAAGAGAATTTTTCCTCCGAAAAGATCACCGAATCCAACGGAACGGCTTACGTACACTCCGGAAGACTGCTGAATGATCTTAAAAGTGACGGCCACACCGTTTCCATAAAAACCTCCAATGAAGCTGTAGACAGGGATTTGAATATCCTCCTGAAATGGTCTTCAAAAGATTTCGACAGCTGGACGGTAGCTACGGCAGAAATCATTCATGAAATGATTATGAACCAGGATATCACACAGGAAGATCTCGCTAAGAAATTTGCTATTTCACAGTCCTCGGTAAGCCAGAGACTGAAACGCGCCAACTACGAGCTTATCGTAGAAACCAACCAATACTTTAAAAAGAAAATCTCAGAACTGTAAGCATGATCTTTATTAAACTCATATTGGCACATTTACTCGGAGATTTTATTCTTCAGCCAAATTCTTGGGTTGCAGATAAAGAACGCCGTAAGCTGAAAAGCCCTTATTTGTACTTGCATATTCTGATCCACATTGTTTTAAGCTTTATTTTTCTCTGGAATACAGATTTGTGGTGGGTTTCGCTGCTTGTCGGGATCACTCATTTTATCATTGATGCCTCAAAACTGATTTTCCAGACTGTAAAAAATAAAAAAAGGTGGTTTTTTATTGATCAGATGTTGCATATCCTTGTGATTGCAGGGATCTCATTTTATTCCAAGGAATTCAATTTTGACTTTCTTCAGAACCAGAACGTTTTAAAAATAGTGATGGCCGCATTGTTCCTTACAACACCGGCTTCCATCTTTATCAAAATATTATTGTCTTCGTGGACTCCGGTTCCGGAAACACAAAGCAGTTTACAGACCGAATCCCTGTCGAGTGCAGGAAAATATATCGGTATTTTGGAACGCCTTCTTGTTTTCACTTTTATTATGGTGAATCATTGGGAAGGAGTAGGTTTTATGGTTGCTGCCAAATCGGTTTTCAGATTCAGTGATCTGGCACAGGCCAAGCAGAGAAAACTCACGGAATATGTACTCATTGGTACACTCCTGAGTTTCGGATTGGCTGTATTAACGGGAATTTTAACTAAGTAATATAAAATAAATCTAACTAATACGAATTTAGAAATGGAAAAGAAAGAAATGTTGTACGAAGGTAAGGCAAAACAGGTATTTGCCACCGATAATCCCAATGAAGTAGTAGTACGTTTTAAAGACGATGCTACAGCATTTAATGCTCAGAAAAGAGGATCTGTAGATTTGAAAGGTGAAATGAACAATGCCATCACCACCCTTATTTTTGAATACTTAAATGAAAAAGGGATTAAAACTCATTTCATTAAACAATTGAACGAAAGAGAGCAGCTGGTAAAAAAAGTATCCATCATTCCATTGGAAATGGTGGTAAGAAACTACTCAGCAGGAAGCATGGCTCAGAGATTAGGAGTGGAAGAAGGAATTAAATCTCCGGTTACCATTTTCGATATCTGCTACAAAAAAGACGAATTGGGAGATCCGCTTATCAATGATCACCACGCAGTTTTCTTGGGAGCAGCAACATATGAGGAACTTGATGAAATGTACGAGCTTACTTCCGATATCAACGAAATCCTGATCGAACTTTTTGATAAAATGAACATCATCCTTGTAGATTTCAAAATTGAATTAGGAAAAACAGCAGACGGCGAGATCATCCTTGCAGACGAAATTTCTCCTGATACATGCAGACTTTGGGACAAAGACACCATGAAAAAGCTGGATAAAGACAGATTCAGAAGAGATCTTGGAGAAGTTACCGAAGCTTACGTTGAGATCTATAACCGCCTGAAAAATTTACTGGGTAAGTAAATTTTGAGAGGTTAGAAGTTAGATATTAGAAATTAGTATGAAATCACACCGGATAGAAGATTTGAAAGTTTGGCAGAAATCAATGACTTTGGTAAAAGAAGTTTATTTGGTTTCGGCTGAATTGCCGATTGAAGAGAAATTCGGGCTGTTATCCCAAATTAGAAGATGTGCCGTTTCAATACCGTCTAATATTGCTGAAGGAGCTGGAAGAAATAACAAAAAAGAGTTTTATCAATTTCTTGGAATTGCATTCGGTTCCACCTATGAATTGCAAACCCAATTACAGTTGCTGGTAAATCTTAATTTTATTTCTGAAGCTAAAATAGCTTCCTTAAAAGAACTTTTAGCCGAAATTCAGAAAATGATTTACTCATTAAAAGAAAGTTTAAAATTATAATGAAGTTAGACTAAATTCTAACAATCTAATATCTAACTTCTAATTTAGAAAAATAGAAATGAAAAGTTTAGACATTCATAAAAGTGAATATTTAAAACAGTTTAAAGACCATACCTACGGAAGAAATCTTTTCAGAACGCAGGAAGAAGAAAGACTGGATGCTCCCAATGAGGAGTGCGGGATCTTCGGATTGTATTCTGATAATGATCTGGATACGTTTTCCCTTTCACAGTTCGGACTTTTTGCCCTGCAGCACAGAGGGCAGGAAGCCTGCGGTATTTCTGTGTTAAAAGACGGGAAAATTACCAATATGAAAGATGAAGGGCTGGTTTTGGACGTTTATAAAGAAATTCAGGAACCTGAAACTTTTATGGGAAATTCTGCAATAGGGCATACCCGCTATACCACTGCAGGAGATAAAAAGAAATATAATTTCCAGCCGTTCTTCGCAAAAAACGAATACGACCAGATTATACTTTCTATAGCGCATAACGGTAACCTTACCAATGCAAGAGAACTAAAAAAAGAGCTGGAAGCTGAGGGCGTTGTTTTCAGAGCAACTTCCGATTCTGAGGTTATTTTAAGACTGATCCAGAAAAACCTTGATTTAGGACTTCGTGGAGCAATCAAAGCCACCATGGAAAAAATTGAAGGCGCTTATTCCGTAGTGGGAATGACGAGAAATAAATTCTTTGCTTTCAGAGATTTCAACGGAATCCGTCCGTTGGTTTTAGGAGCTGTTGACGAAAAAACTTACGTTGTAGCTTCCGAATCCGTTGCATTAGATGCCGTAGGCGCTCAATATGTACGAGATATCCTTCCGGGAGAAATTATCTATACCAATGAAAATGAGCCAGGAAAGCTTAATTCTTATATGGTAAACGAAGAAAAAGGAAAACAGAGAATCTGTTCATTTGAATATATTTACTTTGCAAGACCTGACTCTACCTTAGAAAATATCAACGTATACGAGATCAGGGAGAAATCCGGTGAAAAGATCTGGGAACAGGCTCCTGTAGATGCAGATGTTGTCATTGGAGTTCCCGATTCAGGAGTTCCGGCTGCTATTGGCTTCTCAAAAGCTTCCGGAATACCTTTCCGTCCGGTTCTGATCAAAAACAGATACATCGGAAGAAGTTTCATTGTTCCTACACAGGAAATGAGAGAAAGGGTAGTTAACCTCAAGCTTAACCCTATCATTTCTGAGATCAAGGATAAAAGAGTAGTAATCATCGACGATTCTATCGTAAGAGGAACTACTTCTAAAAGACTCGTTAAAATTCTGAAAGATGCAGGAGTAAAGGAAATCCACTTCAGAAGTGTTTCCCCGCCTATCATTGCACCATGTTATTTAGGAATAGATACCCCTTCCAAAGATGATCTGATTTCAGCCAACATGACCACAGAAGAGCTTAGAGATTACCTGGGTGTAGATTCACTGGAGTTTTTAAGTACAGATAACCTGAAAGAAATTTTAGGATCTTCCAACCACTGCTTCGGATGCTTTACAGAAGAATATCCGGTAGGAAAAGGAGAGGAAGTAGAATTATTTAATTAGTAATTCTTCAAATAATAAAAAACGAAAGGCCGTATTTAATGTGTTAAATACGGCCTTTACTATAGGTTAAATAATTGATTGTAACTGATTAGAACTTATAATTCAGACCTAGCTGAAATGCTCTGTGGTTCAATGGTTCAGTACCTTCAGGCTTTTGGTTTCTCATATCCGTAAGACTGTTGATATATCTTGCATTGATCCCCAGATTCTGAGTGATATCATAACCAAGACCTAAACCTAGCCCTAAATTAAATTTGTTCACATCATCTTTATTGATGTCTTCAGAGTTAGATACAGACTGAGTTGTTGTAATACCTCCGGTAGTTGTAGAAATTGTACTGTTTCCAGAGTTTTTCCCGTTAATGAAATAACTGAACTCAGGGCCTGCCTCTACATAAAACCTCTCTGTAGGTCTCATTTGTACCATTAAAGGAACCGAAATATAGTTCATGGTAGTTTTGTAATCGCTTTTTGTCTTAATGTTCGTACTTCCTGTTGTTACGTCCGTAGAAGAGATTACGCTTTTTGCCCCTAACTGGTTGTATAAAACCTCCGGTTGCAGGCTGAATTTCTGAGAAAGTGGAATATTAACTAAAACCCCCGCATGAAATCCTATTTTCTGGTTATTAAGGCTTAATTTCTGCTCACTGAAGTAAGATGAGTTTCCTCCCGCTTTAATACCAAATCTGATGGGTTGTTTTTCTTTTTTAATGGGTTCTGTGCTTACTGCTTTTGTTTCTTGAGCAAACGTCATCATGCCAGCAGCAACTGCCAACCCTAGAAATAACTTCTTCATAATTTTATTTTTTAATTTTACTTTTTACTTCTCATCTGATTTTTCAACCAGACTTGATTTATTTTGCAAAATGCTTGCCAAACTTGGAAAAGCCTTATATGAAGGGAGTTAACAAAGGTTTTAGGGATTATGTTATTTGTACTTTTAACGGTTTTTTATGAGAATTTATGTTATGGAATTTCAGTTTTTGTAAATAATTCCATACTAATTTGCTTTTTTGTGAAGGCACAGTGAGATTTAATCAGCTGATATGATCAATTCATTTCACATGTCCAGCATTTCGGTAGCCGTCATTCCAAATTCCTTCCTGAAGGCAAATGAAAAATGTGATAAATCTTCAAATCCCAGATCCGTATAAATATCTGTAGGCCGCTGCTTTTTCTCTTCGATTAAAAACCGGGCTTCCTGTAAACGGCGTTTTATAAGCCACCGGCTGGGAGTTTCATTAAAGATCATTTTGAAATCCCTTTTAAACGCAGAAAGGCTCCGGCCGGCCAGAAAAGCAAATCTTTCCATACTTACATTGAACTTATAATTCTGCTGCATGAATTTTTCAAGATCCAGCCGCCCGGGAATCCCGAAATCAAAAAGAAGGTCAGACAGTTCAGGGTGAATTTGTAATAGGATCAGTAATAATTCTTCCCTTTTAAGATCAGAAAACGTTTTGCTGATATTTCCTGAATGATTGTAATAAGGTTCCAGAGAAAAAAGGAAACTGTCTATAAGGTTATCTTTTTTAAGCTTAATAAAAGCGTCTTTTGACTTATAATTCTGAAATAGGACCGTATTTTTTTTCTGAAAGCTTTTGAGAAAAGATTCATCAAAAATAAAAATTACCTTTTCAAATTCATTATCTGTTCTTACCTTATTGTAGCGGGCCAGCCTGTTTTTGCGGATAATACAGCTTTCTCCCGCTTTGAGCTTATAATGTTTATTTCCATCGTAGCCATTCATTTCCCCTTTTGCCAGGAATATGAAAAAATGTTCGGCAATAAACTGTTCCGGTGAAATAGCAGGACCTACAAAACATGATTTTATTTCAGTAATCTTCATTGTTTTACTTAATATTTTTCCACCATTGTTTAAATACCTGCGAGCCGTTGTTTAGGTAAACCGTTTCACCAATCATGGGTGTTGCAAGGCGGTAAGGCTTTGCTGCTGACCACTCTGTAATCTTTTCCAGCGGTTCATTCCAAGGATGCTTGGCTAAGGTGAATTTAGAATGATGAACAGGTAACAGGTTCTTGGCTTTTAATCCCGTGGCTGCCAGTGCGACTTCTTCCGGAAGCTCGTGTACGGACTGCCATGCCTTATTATATTGCCCGCATTCCATGATTGCCCAATCAATAGGGGGATATTTTTCCGCAATTTTTTTGAAACGGTCCGTATAACCTCCATCGCCGCTGTAATAAATATTCATAGCCGGGGACTGTATAAAGAAGGACAACCATAAAGCCTGTGAACTCGTGAAATTCCTTCCTCCATCGTGATGAGTGCTTTCGGCATAGATCACAAATCCAGGTTTTACCTGTGTTTTATCACCCCAGTCTTTTTCCAGGATCTGTTGAGGACG includes the following:
- a CDS encoding DinB family protein, with the protein product MIKQALLGEFLYEAESTRKLLKAIPDSALNWKPSEKNWTTGQLASHIAEVYNWYESTFNQDVFDMGTYQYDKGDISKAENIVAKFEENVARAQKVLENSDENNYFNEWKMEMGGNALFPPMPKIQVIRSFLYNHLYHHRGELIVYLRATGNSVPGLYGPTAEDQM
- a CDS encoding acyl-CoA dehydrogenase family protein codes for the protein MNTETIDNIKMIAETAREFAEKNIRPNIMEWDESQTFPKDLFHQLGEMGFMGIVVPEQYGGSGLGYHEYVTILDEISQVDPSIGLSVAAHNSLCTNHIYEFGNEEQRNKWLPQLASGKVIGAWGLTEHNTGSDSGGMSTTAVKDGDEWVINGAKNFITHAISGDIAVVMTRTGEIGAKNNSTAFVLEKGMPGFTSGKKENKLGMRASETAELIFDNVRVPDSHRLGEVGEGFKQAMKILDGGRISIAALSLGTARGAYKAALKYAKERHQFGKAIAEFQAINFMLADMATEIDAAELLIQRASTLKNAKQKMTKEGAMAKLYASEACVRISNNAVQIFGGYGYTKDFPAEKFYRDSKLCTIGEGTSEIQRLVIGRDITK
- a CDS encoding endonuclease — encoded protein: MKKLLFPAILISSFISAQAPAGYYDGTTGLTGYALKSKVHDIISQKNVNWHYDDLPNLYNQTDLDKYYDHDATNTTYLLDIYSERPAGPDAYEYTSGQMTSGAGAEGLGYNREHMIPQSTFSTNSDISDYPMYSDLNFLVPVDARINQLRNNYPYGVGGGTNFYIFSNTSRMSNSAIPGYPYTGRVYEPINEFKGDIARTLLYFVVRYEGKLGSFNTAYSTSSTITPSTDQCPFDGTEERAVDLPYIEMLKQWNTLDPVSQRETERNNAIYTIQKNRNPFIDHPEWINMIWSETPDSVAPSAPGSLTSTQQNANFINLNWTAPSDTDILGYRIYVNGAATPSAVTKNTSISIDHLNPSSTYTFTVKAFDKGYLESPFSNTVTASTSASDAFAKDLMIVKYIEGTSNNKAIEIINKTGHEVNLNNYRINIHLKRPSTGNFYAADTYELEGKVGNNESFVILNPNASLSCYSNSQARFVTASDPMTFNGENYVELAYNKTVTIDAIGTRYTTNTNGNVSLYRKNNVNQPNSTFTIGEWDSYPVNYCQNLGVLSATDLIASNKEFKIYPNPVYDDLFVSGDTQDVKTAQVLDVSGKVIYTEKDPFKNKKNISVQNLSTGFYFLKLDDKIYQFIKK
- a CDS encoding SatD family protein, with the protein product MIAVITGDIINSQHADTEVWITRLKNLLENWGSSPLAWEIYRGDEFQFKCNIDEVFWRFLAIKSLIRSQENLDVRIAIGIGEENFSSEKITESNGTAYVHSGRLLNDLKSDGHTVSIKTSNEAVDRDLNILLKWSSKDFDSWTVATAEIIHEMIMNQDITQEDLAKKFAISQSSVSQRLKRANYELIVETNQYFKKKISEL
- a CDS encoding DUF3307 domain-containing protein, whose protein sequence is MIFIKLILAHLLGDFILQPNSWVADKERRKLKSPYLYLHILIHIVLSFIFLWNTDLWWVSLLVGITHFIIDASKLIFQTVKNKKRWFFIDQMLHILVIAGISFYSKEFNFDFLQNQNVLKIVMAALFLTTPASIFIKILLSSWTPVPETQSSLQTESLSSAGKYIGILERLLVFTFIMVNHWEGVGFMVAAKSVFRFSDLAQAKQRKLTEYVLIGTLLSFGLAVLTGILTK
- the purC gene encoding phosphoribosylaminoimidazolesuccinocarboxamide synthase produces the protein MEKKEMLYEGKAKQVFATDNPNEVVVRFKDDATAFNAQKRGSVDLKGEMNNAITTLIFEYLNEKGIKTHFIKQLNEREQLVKKVSIIPLEMVVRNYSAGSMAQRLGVEEGIKSPVTIFDICYKKDELGDPLINDHHAVFLGAATYEELDEMYELTSDINEILIELFDKMNIILVDFKIELGKTADGEIILADEISPDTCRLWDKDTMKKLDKDRFRRDLGEVTEAYVEIYNRLKNLLGK
- a CDS encoding four helix bundle protein; the protein is MKSHRIEDLKVWQKSMTLVKEVYLVSAELPIEEKFGLLSQIRRCAVSIPSNIAEGAGRNNKKEFYQFLGIAFGSTYELQTQLQLLVNLNFISEAKIASLKELLAEIQKMIYSLKESLKL
- the purF gene encoding amidophosphoribosyltransferase; this translates as MKSLDIHKSEYLKQFKDHTYGRNLFRTQEEERLDAPNEECGIFGLYSDNDLDTFSLSQFGLFALQHRGQEACGISVLKDGKITNMKDEGLVLDVYKEIQEPETFMGNSAIGHTRYTTAGDKKKYNFQPFFAKNEYDQIILSIAHNGNLTNARELKKELEAEGVVFRATSDSEVILRLIQKNLDLGLRGAIKATMEKIEGAYSVVGMTRNKFFAFRDFNGIRPLVLGAVDEKTYVVASESVALDAVGAQYVRDILPGEIIYTNENEPGKLNSYMVNEEKGKQRICSFEYIYFARPDSTLENINVYEIREKSGEKIWEQAPVDADVVIGVPDSGVPAAIGFSKASGIPFRPVLIKNRYIGRSFIVPTQEMRERVVNLKLNPIISEIKDKRVVIIDDSIVRGTTSKRLVKILKDAGVKEIHFRSVSPPIIAPCYLGIDTPSKDDLISANMTTEELRDYLGVDSLEFLSTDNLKEILGSSNHCFGCFTEEYPVGKGEEVELFN
- a CDS encoding porin family protein, whose amino-acid sequence is MKKLFLGLAVAAGMMTFAQETKAVSTEPIKKEKQPIRFGIKAGGNSSYFSEQKLSLNNQKIGFHAGVLVNIPLSQKFSLQPEVLYNQLGAKSVISSTDVTTGSTNIKTKSDYKTTMNYISVPLMVQMRPTERFYVEAGPEFSYFINGKNSGNSTISTTTGGITTTQSVSNSEDINKDDVNKFNLGLGLGLGYDITQNLGINARYINSLTDMRNQKPEGTEPLNHRAFQLGLNYKF
- a CDS encoding helix-turn-helix domain-containing protein, which encodes MKITEIKSCFVGPAISPEQFIAEHFFIFLAKGEMNGYDGNKHYKLKAGESCIIRKNRLARYNKVRTDNEFEKVIFIFDESFLKSFQKKNTVLFQNYKSKDAFIKLKKDNLIDSFLFSLEPYYNHSGNISKTFSDLKREELLLILLQIHPELSDLLFDFGIPGRLDLEKFMQQNYKFNVSMERFAFLAGRSLSAFKRDFKMIFNETPSRWLIKRRLQEARFLIEEKKQRPTDIYTDLGFEDLSHFSFAFRKEFGMTATEMLDM